Proteins encoded in a region of the Larimichthys crocea isolate SSNF chromosome XVI, L_crocea_2.0, whole genome shotgun sequence genome:
- the si:ch211-214e3.5 gene encoding zinc finger protein 518A, whose protein sequence is MEEDLTIPHDSAKNCNISVTEDEKEKVKDFVYKHFREVTDGSLFNNAEESSIKEHGSSTKKDKLSLNKGHCRIQQGAVFSGKILSFECSVCKDASTYSPNDLLKHFRAAHKGTLPTYPCDLCSFVTHEFPALQRHRIEHRNTLVTCELCNDDVQYSLLLLTRHYIMCHSLNGHFNCDWCEFTTVDAGTFVQHIHHHNENHWKCSKCRHISLTEEDHQKHTKAHSGTFPFSCQMCGYGAARNEYLKTHMTAVHKEEMERRNAWKGIEDSGTPANSSASLKHLLKKSGESQEAQRVSKLNCLSGSLPNQNGRLIKPEISLEEVHHVADGNLAKKDNKIWSKASHNSEQSMPVMLQECDNSAISDAVSHTNPNGLTVLMVKNKISLPPNCTTKVMGFKMVDGKKHLVLKVIPAAKQDSSTQNQSLVEDVGSSAPNPLSDRSKITENGECSDSKSSTSHCFAVSPRSGSCIQMDQDDIMAVKVKIEEEETSVCNLDSSLHRDDVEQETNPLLNRSSTCADTLYPMANEYDHMADQSHPRQATSSEKSGFDSNSVSATFNSDATSYCGFNSSNTSAMCSGKVIGLSSPSKVTQETLLSKQVSQKTVENCGAADELSMAETETDTPTDKHKWNSSFHTIENDNQSSQSTPEKGNLDRVTTKIKHKNGQKNFKKLLTNPSPPSESSPHTPGNCRESAMGSENCTQNSPNQEVFTFHNYSKETFNTSPNTTQNFENMYEHSADKESICESSHFSLTLAESPESFTESGNGDELTLDGMKKLSDSDFEVNECTADDPLTEDENPESVLQDFNIIKIEDETIPISKKQPETKNSATSLGSFVEEHSDAIITQQLNKERIGSSSNDSSKQTKTTLRILQLPEGKQPVLLRTTENRFAMPVQVKATPGFKLITNSANPQINVSYMTPGSERSGNPTGLTLTPNSRRIGVSAAPKAGAAEKGTTLLSAVQPGVGTTSNHYLINSPGFKGPVLFSSTPHNAPTDKTAKAQPTCYLVQRSVPFVQTPSTPGLRLASTQLPLNSRPVLAMPVSSADKPSTLQTGRQAFLLRYISPPKSGLLLNNQDTKTGTQCNQTNETTGNKVIFKIVTPTGSILTSGAPTSSNQPLFLATRPQTQCFLVSSNKTNASVSNGLKKLITIQNTAQKDVKESCISPSQMNVKVPTCEVEKPILAPRPIRPPSQRKRRRKPLFDELPATVHKARRLSNKVLTEKETTVLWEPVAKDVERTLRLAPFTSLQQVKCPRRYQPVVVLNHPDADIPEVANIMKVVNRYKGAVTKVSLSQKTVQALCAQGMNSLTKGASPHSDDPSPRPVRSSVRERFLLKMKLRKKSKKKYEVVETSGCRQEPVVFDCWFCGRPFNSQEDWIGHGQRHLMEATRDWNKLF, encoded by the coding sequence ATGGAAGAAGACCTCACAATACCTCATGATtctgccaaaaactgcaacatATCAGTAACGgaggatgaaaaagaaaaggtaaagGACTTTGTGTATAAGCATTTCAGAGAAGTGACAGATGGGTCACTCTTCAATAATGCAGAAGAATCTTCTATTAAGGAACACGGGAGTTCCACCAAGAAAGATAAACTCTCTCTTAATAAGGGCCATTGTAGAATTCAGCAGGGGGCTGTTTTCTCTGGAAAAATTCTGAGCTTTGAATGCTCGGTGTGTAAAGATGCTTCCACATATAGCCCCAATGATCTCCTCAAACATTTTCGAGCAGCTCATAAAGGAACACTTCCGACATACCCTTGTGACCTGTGCAGTTTTGTCACACACGAATTCCCTGCTCTTCAACGGCATCGGATTGAGCACAGGAATACTTTGGTTACATGTGAGCTCTGCAATGATGATGTTCAGTACTCTCTGCTTTTGCTCACTAGACACTACATAATGTGTCACAGTCTAAATGGACATTTCAACTGTGACTGGTGTGAGTTTACTACGGTGGATGCAGGTACATTTGTCCAGCACATCCATCATCATAATGAGAATCATTGGAAGTGTTCAAAATGCAGACATATCAGCTTGACCGAAGAGGATCACCAAAAGCATACTAAAGCTCACTCGGGTACATTCCCCTTTAGTTGTCAGATGTGTGGATATGGTGCAGCAAGAAACGAGTACCTTAAAACACACATGACAGCTGTTCacaaagaggagatggagagaaggaaTGCATGGAAGGGTATAGAGGACAGTGGCACTCCAGCAAACTCATCTGCAAGcttaaaacatttgttaaaaaagaGTGGTGAATCGCAGGAGGCTCAGAGGGTATCAAAATTGAACTGTCTTTCTGGGAGTTTACCAAACCAAAATGGCAGGTTAATCAAACCAGAGATATCCTTAGAGGAGGTCCATCATGTTGCAGATGGGAATCTagcaaaaaaagacaacaaaattTGGAGCAAAGCCTCTCATAATTCAGAGCAGTCAATGCCAGTAATGTTACAGGAGTGTGACAACTCTGCAATTTCTGATGCTGTAAGTCACACCAATCCTAATGGACTGACTGTTCTGATGGTTAAGAACAAAATCTCTCTTCCCCCAAACTGTACAACCAAAGTGATGGGATTCAAGATGGTTGATgggaaaaaacatttagttCTCAAAGTAATACCAGCAGCAAAGCAAGACTCATCTACTCAGAACCAATCTTTGGTTGAAGATGTGGGCTCCTCAGCACCAAATCCTTTGTCGGATAGAAGTAAAATCACTGAGAATGGGGAATGCTCTGATAGCAAGAGCTCAACGTCACATTGCTTTGCCGTTTCTCCAAGAAGTGGATCTTGCATACAGATGGATCAAGACGATATTATGGCAGTAAAAGTAAAGATTGAGGAGGAAGAAACCTCTGTTTGCAACCTTGATTCCAGCCTGCATAGAGATGATGTTGAGCAAGAAACTAATCCTTTACTAAATAGATCTTCAACATGTGCAGACACATTATATCCAATGGCAAATGAGTATGATCACATGGCTGACCAAAGTCATCCACGTCAAGCAACTTCTTCAGAGAAGAGTGGTTTTGATAGTAACTCAGTCTCTGCAACATTCAACTCTGATGCAACCAGTTATTGTGGTTTTAATAGCAGTAATACTTCAGCAATGTGTTCTGGCAAAGTCATTGGTTTATCTTCACCTTCAAAAGTTACTCAGGAAACACTGCTTTCCAAACAAGTCTCCCAAAAAACTGTTGAGAACTGTGGGGCTGCAGATGAGTTATCGATggctgaaacagaaacagacacacccACTGACAAACACAAGTGGAACTCTTCTTTTCACACGATAGAAAATGATAACCAGTCTTCTCAGAGTACACCAGAAAAGGGCAATCTAGATAGGGTCACAACTaagattaaacataaaaatggccagaaaaactttaaaaagcttttgacaaatccatcacctccatcagaGTCATCCCCACACACTCCCGGTAACTGCAGAGAAAGTGCCATGGGCTCAGAAAATTGCACACAAAATTCACCAAACCAAGAAGTATTTACTTTTCACAATTATTCTAAGGAAACATTCAACACCTCACCTAACACTACACAAAACTTTGAGAATATGTATGAACATTCAGCAGACAAAGAAAGCATTTGCGAATCATCGCACTTTAGCTTAACATTGGCAGAGTCTCCAGAATCATTCACAGAAAGTGGTAATGGAGACGAGTTAACTCTGGACGGCATGAAGAAACTGTCAGATAGTGATTTCGAAGTTAATGAATGCACAGCTGATGACCCTCTCACTGAGGATGAAAATCCTGAGTCAGTGCTCCAAGACTTCAATATTATTAAAATTGAAGATGAGACCATTCCAATATCCAAAAAACAGCCAGAAACAAAGAATAGTGCAACTTCCTTGGGTAGTTTTGTGGAGGAACACTCAGATGCAATCATTACCCAACAACTTAATAAGGAAAGAATTGGATCTTCAAGCAATGattcttcaaaacaaacaaaaacgaCTCTACGAATTCTTCAATTACCAGAGGGTAAGCAGCCAGTGCTCTTGAGGACTACTGAGAATCGATTTGCCATGCCAGTGCAGGTCAAAGCCACTCCAGGTTTCAAACTAATAACTAATTCTGCAAATCCCCAGATCAATGTATCTTACATGACACCAGGGTCAGAAAGATCAGGTAACCCTACTGGCCTAACCCTTACTCCAAACAGCAGGAGGATAGGTGTATCAGCAGCACCAAAGGCAGGAGCTGCTGAAAAAGGGACGAcccttctctctgctgttcaaCCAGGTGTTGGCACCACTTCAAATCACTACTTAATCAACAGCCCAGGTTTTAAGGGTCCTGTACTATTTTCAAGCACTCCACATAATGCCCCTACAGATAAAACCGCAAAGGCACAGCCAACTTGCTACTTGGTACAGAGGTCTGTTCCATTTGTTCAGACCCCAAGTACTCCTGGCCTCAGACTGGCAAGTACACAACTCCCACTGAACTCAAGGCCAGTTCTAGCCATGCCAGTGAGCTCTGCGGACAAACCTAGCACTCTGCAGACTGGTCGACAGGCATTCTTGCTTCGATACATTTCTCCACCAAAATCAGGCCTACTGTTGAACAACCAAGACACAAAGACTGGGACTCAGTGTAACCAAACCAATGAAACTACTGGGAACAAGGTAATATTTAAAATCGTCACTCCTACCGGTAGCATTCTTACAAGCGGCGCTCCCACCTCAAGCAATCAACCTTTGTTTCTGGCCACCAGACCTCAGACCCAGTGTTTTCTGGTgtcatcaaacaaaacaaatgcaagtgTCTCCAATGGACTAAAGAAATTGATCACCATACAAAATACTGCACAGAAAGATGTCAAGGAATCTTGCATTTCACCCTCTCAGATGAATGTAAAGGTACCAACATGTGAAGTGGAGAAACCTATTCTAGCCCCAAGGCCAATACGGCCTCCAAGCCAAAGGAAACGGCGCAGGAAACCATTATTTGATGAGCTTCCAGCAACGGTGCATAAAGCTAGAAGACTCTCAAATAAAGTACTGACTGAGAAAGAGACTACTGTGTTATGGGAGCCTGTAGCCAAAGACGTAGAAAGGACATTAAGACTTGCCCCATTCACTTCTCTACAGCAGGTCAAATGCCCTCGTAGATACCAACCTGTCGTGGTGCTTAATCATCCAGATGCTGACATTCCAGAGGTGGCCAATATCATGAAAGTAGTTAACAGGTATAAAGGTGCTGTTACTAaggtctctctgtctcagaaAACAGTCCAAGCGCTCTGTGCTCAAGGGATGAATTCCTTGACCAAAGGTGCATCACCTCACAGTGATGATCCAAGCCCTCGGCCAGTTCGGAGTTCTGTCCGAGAGCGTTTCCTCCTGAAAATGAAGCTAcgaaaaaagagcaaaaaaaagtaCGAAGTAGTCGAAACTTCGGGTTGTAGACAAGAACCTGTGGTGTTTGACTGCTGGTTTTGTGGTCGGCCCTTCAACAGCCAAGAAGATTGGATTGGCCACGGGCAGCGGCACCTCATGGAGGCAACTAGAGACTGGAATAAACTGTTCTGA